A window from Centropristis striata isolate RG_2023a ecotype Rhode Island chromosome 4, C.striata_1.0, whole genome shotgun sequence encodes these proteins:
- the LOC131969830 gene encoding trace amine-associated receptor 13c-like encodes MTSGLSPEQYCFPGSNASCVKAEFSEGVRVVLYWLFVLGMLVTIIGNSVVVVSIGHFKQLHNPTNVLILSLALVDLLVGVIVMPFSAIRTVHGCWFYGDDFCLLHSSFDVFFTTLSIFHLICIAVDRQQAICNPLHYSRNITMSVAWVMVCASWTLAAVFSYGLLYSKANNAGLEDYIASIYCLGSCNLLFNPLWGILDAIICFFFPCTVMVCLYTKIFIVAKEHVRKIGDMSNCCNDRVRGGLIKQSEHKAAKTLGIVLGVYIICWMPFFINSIIDAYTGFSTPAAIFEAFVWLGYFNSTLNPIIYAFSYPWFKKCFYLILNLKIFDPHSSTIKVHIMTNF; translated from the coding sequence ATGACGTCTGGCCTTTCTCCAGAGCAGTACTGTTTTCCAGGCTCTAATGCTTCTTGTGTTAAGGCAGAGTTCAGTGAGGGGGTCAGAGTTGTCCTCTattggttgtttgttttaggTATGCTGGTTACCATTATAGGGAACTCTGTTGTCGTTGTGTCAATAGGCCATTTCAAGCAGTTGCATAATCCTACCAATGTGCTTATTCTTTCTCTTGCTCTTGTGGACCTTCTTGTGGGTGTCATTGTGATGCCTTTCAGTGCCATTCGAACTGTTCACGGCTGCTGGTTCTATGGTGATGACTTCTGTCTGCTGCACTCcagttttgatgtgttttttaccaCTCTTTCTATTTTCCACCTAATCTGTATTGCTGTAGACAGACAACAAGCTATATGCAATCCTCTGCATTACTCTAGGAATATCACAATGTCAGTGGCCTGGGTTATGGTATGTGCCAGCTGGACACTGGCTGCTGTTTTCTCTTATGGTTTACTTTACTCAAAGGCCAACAATGCAGGGTTAGAGGATTATATAGCATCAATATACTGTCTCGGCAGTTGTAACCTTCTCTTTAACCCTCTTTGGGGAATCCTGGACGCTATTATATGCTTTTTCTTTCCATGCACTGTGATGGTGTGTCTGTACACCAAAATATTTATTGTGGCGAAAGAGCATGTGAGAAAAATTGGAGATATGAGCAATTGTTGTAATGACAGAGTTAGAGGTGGGTTGATTAAACAGTCTGAGCATAAGGCTGCAAAGACTCTGGGTATTGTGCTTGGTGTATACATCATTTGCTGGATGCCCTTTTTTATAAATTCTATAATTGATGCCTACACTGGCTTCAGTACACCTGCTGCCATCTTTGAAGCATTTGTTTGGTTGGGTTACTTCAATTCAACATTAAACCCAATTATTTATGCTTTCTCTTATCCTTGGTTTAAGAAATGCTTTTATCTCATTCTCAATCTGAAAATATTTGATCCCCATTCTTCAACTATAAAGGTGCATATTATGACAAATTTTTAA